Proteins from a single region of Parasedimentitalea psychrophila:
- the glmU gene encoding bifunctional UDP-N-acetylglucosamine diphosphorylase/glucosamine-1-phosphate N-acetyltransferase GlmU, which produces MSTALIILAAGKGTRMNSDLPKVLHPIAQAPMLAHAMHAGRALDPDQTIIVAGHAAEAVTAAVAEIDETAQVVLQTEQLGTAHAVDQARSALDGFQGDVVVLYGDTPFLQPETLERMIAARADADLVILGFQAADPARYGRLVMDGDVLERIVEYKDANEAERAISFCNSGLIACNAKLLFDLIAKVGNENASSEYYLTDVVELARAQGCRVTAVACDEEETLGVNSRADLARADAVFQSRARAELLDLGVTLMAPETVYLSLDTFIGRDAVIEPNVVFGPGVTVESGALIRAFSHLEGCHVSRGAKVGPYARLRPGAELAENTHVGNFVEIKNAEISEGAKINHLSYIGDASVGKRTNIGAGTITCNYDGVMKHHTEIGSDAFIGSNTLLVAPVKIGDEAMTATGAVVTRDVEDGALAIARTPQVNKPGRAQKLMDLLRAKKARRDGGDA; this is translated from the coding sequence ATGAGCACTGCCCTGATCATCCTGGCCGCAGGCAAAGGCACTCGGATGAACTCTGATCTGCCTAAGGTCCTGCATCCAATTGCCCAAGCCCCGATGCTGGCCCATGCCATGCATGCCGGTCGTGCGCTGGACCCAGACCAGACGATTATCGTCGCCGGTCACGCCGCCGAGGCCGTCACCGCAGCCGTTGCCGAGATCGACGAGACCGCGCAGGTCGTGCTGCAGACCGAGCAACTGGGCACTGCCCATGCCGTTGATCAAGCCCGCTCCGCACTGGATGGATTCCAGGGTGATGTTGTGGTCTTGTATGGCGACACCCCCTTTCTGCAGCCCGAAACCCTAGAGCGTATGATCGCGGCCCGCGCCGATGCGGACCTAGTGATCCTTGGCTTTCAGGCCGCTGACCCTGCCCGCTATGGCCGTCTTGTGATGGATGGCGACGTTCTGGAACGCATCGTTGAATACAAAGATGCCAATGAAGCCGAACGCGCCATTTCATTCTGCAACTCGGGCCTCATCGCCTGCAACGCCAAGCTGCTGTTCGACCTAATCGCCAAAGTCGGCAATGAAAACGCATCCAGTGAGTACTATCTCACCGATGTGGTTGAGCTGGCCCGCGCTCAGGGGTGCCGCGTCACCGCTGTGGCCTGTGACGAAGAGGAAACTCTGGGCGTCAATTCGCGCGCTGATCTGGCCCGTGCCGACGCGGTATTCCAGTCCCGTGCGCGGGCTGAACTGCTGGATCTGGGCGTCACTCTGATGGCGCCTGAAACCGTCTATCTGTCGCTGGACACCTTCATTGGCCGCGACGCTGTGATCGAACCCAATGTGGTGTTTGGCCCCGGAGTGACGGTGGAAAGCGGCGCCTTGATCCGGGCCTTTTCACATCTCGAAGGCTGCCACGTCAGCCGCGGTGCCAAGGTCGGCCCCTATGCCCGGCTGCGCCCCGGTGCGGAGCTGGCCGAGAACACCCATGTGGGCAACTTTGTCGAAATCAAGAACGCCGAGATCTCTGAGGGCGCCAAAATCAACCACCTCAGCTATATCGGCGACGCCTCGGTCGGCAAACGGACCAACATCGGCGCAGGCACCATCACCTGCAACTACGACGGCGTGATGAAGCATCACACCGAAATCGGCAGCGATGCCTTTATCGGCTCCAACACCCTGCTGGTCGCCCCGGTCAAAATCGGCGATGAGGCGATGACGGCAACCGGCGCCGTTGTCACTCGGGATGTCGAGGACGGTGCGCTGGCGATTGCCCGCACGCCGCAGGTCAACAAACCCGGTCGGGCGCAAAAACTGATGGATCTGCTGCGCGCCAAAAAGGCCCGCCGCGATGGAGGAGACGCCTGA
- the glmS gene encoding glutamine--fructose-6-phosphate transaminase (isomerizing) — MCGIVGILGHHEAAPILVEALKRLEYRGYDSAGIATVSGGKLDRRRAVGKLVNLSDLLVHEPLSGKSGIGHTRWATHGAPTVSNAHPHRAGSVAVVHNGIIENYRSIRAELSKYGLEFQTETDTETVALMTERYLRDGLSPVAAANKTLDQLEGAFALAFLFDGEEDLIVAARKGSPLAIGHGDGEMFVGSDAIALAPMTDRITYLDEGDRAVLSRTSLEIRDASGAVTNRAIKTIQIDAAQVDKGGHKHFMAKEIAEQPHVIAEAIRHYLPVGEDAVHLPDGGIDFSEVERLTLVACGTAYYACLTAKYWFEKIARIPVEVDVASEFRYREPPIPGKTVALFVSQSGETADTLAALRYCAGKADKILSVVNVAESSIARESDLALPIHAGVEIGVASTKAFTCQLSVLLMLALKAAADRGVITPEDLDANIAALRSLPNVLAAALEQNDTIRQAAQKLSESRDVLFLGRGLMFPLALEGALKLKEISYIHAEAYASGELKHGPIALIDKHMPVVVMAPRDALFDKSVSNMQEVMARKGKVILVSNADGIAEASDGVASCIQMPDIHDNLSPILYAIPAQLLAYHTAVAKGTDVDQPRNLAKSVTVE, encoded by the coding sequence ATGTGTGGAATTGTCGGAATACTGGGCCATCACGAGGCGGCACCCATTCTGGTCGAGGCCCTGAAGCGGTTGGAATACCGTGGCTATGACAGCGCCGGAATCGCCACTGTTTCAGGTGGCAAACTGGATCGCCGACGCGCCGTCGGCAAGCTGGTGAACCTCTCGGATCTGCTGGTGCACGAGCCGCTGTCGGGAAAATCCGGCATTGGCCATACCCGCTGGGCCACCCACGGCGCCCCAACGGTCAGCAATGCGCACCCGCACCGCGCGGGTTCAGTGGCGGTGGTTCACAATGGTATCATCGAGAACTACCGCAGCATTCGCGCCGAGCTGTCTAAATATGGCCTTGAGTTTCAAACCGAGACCGACACCGAAACCGTGGCCCTGATGACCGAGCGCTATCTGCGCGACGGGCTCTCCCCGGTGGCCGCCGCCAACAAGACCCTCGACCAACTCGAAGGGGCCTTTGCACTGGCGTTTCTGTTTGACGGCGAGGAAGACCTGATCGTCGCCGCCCGCAAGGGATCGCCGCTGGCCATTGGCCATGGCGACGGCGAGATGTTTGTGGGCAGCGACGCCATTGCCCTGGCGCCAATGACCGACCGCATCACCTATCTTGACGAAGGCGACCGCGCGGTGCTGAGCCGCACCAGCCTGGAAATCCGCGACGCCAGTGGCGCTGTGACCAATCGCGCCATCAAGACCATCCAGATCGACGCCGCTCAGGTGGACAAGGGCGGCCATAAACACTTCATGGCCAAGGAAATCGCCGAGCAGCCGCATGTGATTGCCGAGGCCATCCGCCACTATCTGCCGGTCGGAGAAGACGCCGTGCATCTGCCCGATGGTGGCATTGATTTCTCAGAGGTTGAACGGCTGACACTGGTGGCCTGTGGCACCGCCTATTATGCCTGCCTGACCGCCAAATACTGGTTCGAGAAAATCGCCCGTATTCCGGTCGAGGTCGATGTCGCCTCAGAATTCCGCTACCGCGAACCGCCGATCCCCGGCAAAACAGTGGCCCTGTTTGTGTCGCAATCGGGCGAAACCGCCGACACCCTGGCGGCGCTGCGCTATTGCGCGGGCAAGGCCGACAAGATCCTGTCGGTGGTCAATGTGGCCGAAAGCTCGATCGCGCGGGAAAGCGATCTGGCGCTGCCTATCCATGCGGGCGTCGAAATCGGTGTGGCCTCGACCAAGGCCTTTACCTGCCAGCTGTCGGTGTTGCTGATGCTGGCGCTCAAGGCGGCGGCGGATCGCGGGGTGATTACTCCCGAAGATCTGGATGCCAATATCGCCGCATTGCGCAGCCTGCCCAATGTGCTGGCCGCCGCGCTGGAGCAGAACGACACCATCCGCCAGGCCGCGCAAAAACTGAGCGAATCGCGCGATGTCCTGTTCCTGGGTCGTGGGCTGATGTTCCCATTGGCACTGGAAGGCGCGCTGAAACTAAAAGAGATCAGCTATATCCATGCCGAAGCCTATGCCTCGGGCGAGCTGAAGCACGGCCCCATCGCACTGATCGACAAACATATGCCGGTGGTGGTCATGGCGCCACGTGACGCATTGTTCGACAAATCAGTGTCCAACATGCAGGAAGTCATGGCCCGCAAAGGCAAAGTTATACTGGTGTCGAATGCGGATGGCATCGCCGAGGCCAGCGACGGCGTTGCCTCTTGCATCCAGATGCCTGACATCCACGACAACCTGTCGCCAATCCTTTATGCGATCCCGGCGCAATTATTGGCCTATCACACAGCCGTCGCCAAGGGTACTGATGTAGACCAACCCCGTAACCTGGCCAAATCGGTGACAGTAGAATGA
- a CDS encoding DNA alkylation repair protein: MSDIHYLFLEQLRELRNPERALGMASYHKIKREYLGLTNPQVTDLTTAWRQELTIDKRVAVARGLWQTDIYEARLAATKLLTQARIQPDDAVWQLLQSWVPGFDSWALADHACAAIQKRLIADPTRLDAVEAWTTSDNLWTRRAALVATLPWTKQNNPKPEELECRDRILGWVATYATDQKWFIQKSVAWWLRDLSKHDPQRVHDFLAEHGDHMKNFARKEASKYLK; this comes from the coding sequence ATGAGCGACATACACTACCTATTCCTCGAACAGTTGCGCGAACTGCGCAACCCTGAACGAGCGCTTGGCATGGCCAGCTATCACAAGATCAAGCGTGAATATCTGGGCCTGACCAATCCACAGGTCACCGACCTGACCACGGCATGGCGCCAGGAGTTGACCATCGACAAGCGCGTCGCCGTGGCCCGTGGCCTGTGGCAGACCGATATCTACGAGGCCCGGCTGGCGGCCACCAAATTGCTGACCCAGGCGCGGATCCAACCCGATGATGCGGTGTGGCAGCTGCTGCAAAGCTGGGTGCCCGGGTTTGACAGCTGGGCGCTGGCCGATCACGCCTGCGCGGCGATCCAAAAACGGTTGATTGCAGATCCAACCCGGCTGGACGCGGTCGAGGCCTGGACCACATCCGACAACCTGTGGACCCGGCGCGCGGCCTTGGTCGCCACTCTGCCCTGGACCAAGCAGAACAACCCAAAACCCGAAGAACTAGAGTGCCGCGATCGCATTCTGGGTTGGGTCGCCACCTATGCAACGGACCAGAAATGGTTCATCCAAAAATCGGTGGCCTGGTGGCTGCGCGACCTCTCCAAACATGATCCACAGCGGGTGCATGACTTTCTGGCAGAGCATGGCGATCACATGAAAAATTTCGCCCGCAAGGAAGCGTCTAAGTATCTGAAGTGA
- the moaA gene encoding GTP 3',8-cyclase MoaA, whose translation MTAPLIDPFARAITYLRVSVTDRCDFRCVYCMSETMTFLPKKELLTLEELDRMCSSFVTMGVKKLRITGGEPLVRRGIMTFFRSMTRHLDSGALSELTLTTNGSQLEKYAQDLFDAGVRRINISMDTIDEKKFAEITRWGRLPQVMRGIDAAQKAGLKIKINAVALKGFNEDELPTITEWCASRGMDLTWIEVMPMGDLGNEDRVGQYWSLKDVRKAYDDHYQVSDLAESTGGPARYVRLEQTGQKIGFITPMSHNFCESCNRVRLTCTGELYTCLGQEGMQDLRPAMRQSPDSDEALEQAIRAAIGLKPKGHDFDYSRQRADGQMSRHMSHTGG comes from the coding sequence ATGACAGCCCCACTTATCGATCCTTTCGCCCGCGCCATCACCTACCTTCGGGTCTCGGTTACCGACCGCTGCGATTTCCGATGCGTCTACTGCATGTCGGAAACCATGACATTCCTCCCCAAGAAGGAGCTGCTGACACTGGAAGAGCTGGACCGCATGTGCTCCTCCTTTGTGACCATGGGCGTCAAGAAACTGCGCATAACCGGCGGCGAACCGCTGGTGCGCCGGGGCATAATGACATTCTTCCGGTCGATGACCCGGCATCTGGACAGCGGCGCGCTCAGCGAGCTGACCCTGACCACCAATGGCTCGCAGTTGGAAAAATACGCCCAGGACCTGTTTGACGCCGGGGTCCGCCGGATCAATATTTCGATGGACACCATCGACGAGAAGAAATTCGCCGAGATCACCCGCTGGGGCCGCCTGCCCCAGGTGATGCGCGGCATTGATGCGGCTCAAAAGGCCGGTCTCAAGATCAAGATCAACGCCGTCGCACTAAAGGGGTTCAACGAAGACGAATTGCCCACCATCACCGAGTGGTGCGCCAGCCGGGGCATGGATCTGACCTGGATCGAGGTCATGCCAATGGGCGACCTGGGCAACGAAGACCGGGTCGGGCAGTACTGGTCGCTCAAGGACGTGCGCAAAGCCTATGACGACCATTATCAAGTCAGCGATCTGGCCGAGTCGACAGGTGGGCCTGCCCGCTATGTGCGCCTGGAACAGACCGGGCAGAAAATCGGCTTCATCACCCCGATGAGCCATAATTTCTGCGAGAGCTGCAACCGGGTGCGCCTGACCTGCACCGGCGAGCTCTATACCTGCCTGGGCCAGGAAGGCATGCAAGACCTGCGTCCAGCCATGCGACAGAGCCCCGACAGTGACGAGGCGCTGGAACAGGCGATCCGCGCCGCAATCGGCCTGAAACCCAAAGGCCATGATTTTGACTATTCACGCCAGCGTGCAGACGGGCAGATGTCCCGCCACATGAGCCACACCGGCGGCTAA
- a CDS encoding 3-deoxy-D-manno-octulosonic acid transferase produces the protein MTSSDGSPTLLYYLYRSATALIAPFAYRKVAAKLAAQGVSAQRQRERLGHATLPRPDGQVIWFHGASVGESLAALTLINRLGDHLPQARFLLTTGTATAQQVVAKRMPPRCCHQFAPLDAAGPVRRFLSHWRPSAGIFVESELWPVTLVSTRRSGAKLALVNARLSDRSMARWRKKAPTARFVMQQFSLFLTQNQHISDGLLELGAPADRVRGGGNLKAGADPLPIDDDALAQLRDALGSRPTWVASSTHIGEEQVVLTAHKALLKQHPELCLMLVPRHPDRGAHVADLVAKAGMICARRSKGELPTAKTQIYLADTMGELGTWYALSPIVFLGGSLEPIGGHNPFEVAQAGAAVITGPGYHNFAETFPPMIAAKGAVEVHDAGQLGSAVSDWLTQPDALQQAQQAAVEFSRQQSTVLDGLVEMLIEQLDLDATNG, from the coding sequence ATGACATCCTCTGATGGCAGCCCAACGCTGCTCTATTACCTGTACCGCAGCGCCACCGCGCTGATCGCGCCTTTTGCCTATCGCAAGGTCGCGGCCAAACTGGCGGCGCAGGGGGTCTCTGCGCAGCGCCAGCGCGAACGGCTGGGGCATGCCACTCTGCCGCGCCCCGACGGGCAAGTGATCTGGTTCCACGGCGCCTCGGTGGGCGAAAGCCTGGCGGCGCTGACCCTGATCAATCGGCTTGGCGACCATCTGCCACAGGCCCGGTTCCTGCTGACCACCGGCACCGCCACCGCGCAACAAGTGGTGGCCAAGCGAATGCCGCCGCGCTGCTGCCATCAATTTGCCCCCCTGGATGCGGCAGGCCCGGTGCGCCGGTTCCTGTCTCACTGGCGCCCCAGCGCCGGTATTTTTGTCGAAAGCGAACTGTGGCCGGTGACGCTGGTTTCCACCCGGAGATCCGGCGCAAAACTGGCGCTGGTCAATGCCCGCCTGTCAGATCGATCAATGGCGCGCTGGCGGAAAAAGGCGCCGACGGCCCGCTTTGTCATGCAGCAATTCTCCCTGTTCCTGACCCAGAACCAACATATCTCGGACGGGTTGCTCGAACTTGGCGCACCCGCTGATCGGGTGCGGGGTGGCGGCAATCTCAAGGCCGGGGCAGATCCCCTGCCCATTGACGATGATGCCCTTGCACAGCTGCGCGACGCCCTGGGCAGCCGCCCGACCTGGGTGGCCAGCTCCACCCATATCGGCGAAGAGCAAGTGGTGCTCACCGCCCATAAGGCGCTACTGAAACAACACCCTGAGCTGTGCCTGATGCTGGTGCCGCGCCATCCCGATCGCGGCGCCCATGTTGCTGATCTGGTCGCCAAGGCCGGGATGATCTGCGCCCGGCGCAGCAAGGGCGAGCTGCCAACCGCCAAAACCCAGATCTATCTGGCCGACACCATGGGCGAGCTTGGCACCTGGTACGCGCTGTCGCCAATTGTCTTCCTGGGCGGCTCGCTGGAACCGATCGGCGGCCACAACCCGTTTGAAGTCGCCCAAGCCGGGGCCGCCGTCATCACCGGCCCCGGCTATCACAATTTTGCCGAGACCTTCCCGCCGATGATCGCCGCCAAGGGCGCAGTCGAAGTGCATGACGCAGGTCAGCTTGGCAGCGCGGTTTCAGATTGGCTGACCCAACCCGACGCGCTGCAACAGGCGCAGCAGGCCGCGGTCGAATTTAGCCGCCAACAGTCAACGGTGCTGGACGGGCTGGTTGAGATGCTGATCGAGCAATTGGATCTGGACGCGACTAATGGCTGA
- a CDS encoding glycosyltransferase family 4 protein: MAELFVTNFNKNFTGVSATAANVIRQQAKHHDLHLVGYPLPGCPGPITLTQARLLCKRPPQGRDFAIWHVRRNPEMRAAIWSRDVLKLPIRIVFTSAAQRLHSTYPRWLIRQMDAIVATTDIAARYVSKVQAVVPHGVDTDLFTPAQTRATAWSNLGYGGDMGLATIGRIRPEKGTDVFVDTMLQLLPKLPQARALIIGRAGRQHQKFLAGLHARIAAAGLSDRILFPGEIPATKLPQLMRGLSLVLQLPRYEGYGMVPLEAMASGVPFVGTETGYYQEFSAQGKTGTVVPVGAAEQAAKAALSILSDPTRHATMSQEARTVAQHGFSATTEAAGIEAVYQDLWRG, encoded by the coding sequence ATGGCTGAACTGTTTGTCACCAACTTCAACAAGAACTTCACCGGGGTTTCGGCCACCGCAGCCAATGTGATCCGCCAACAGGCCAAACATCACGATCTGCACCTGGTGGGCTATCCACTACCGGGCTGCCCCGGTCCAATCACCCTGACCCAGGCCCGCCTGCTGTGCAAACGCCCGCCCCAGGGCCGCGATTTTGCCATCTGGCACGTGCGCCGCAACCCCGAGATGCGGGCGGCAATCTGGTCCCGAGATGTTCTGAAGCTGCCGATCCGCATCGTCTTTACCTCGGCTGCGCAACGGTTGCATTCAACCTATCCTCGCTGGCTGATCCGGCAAATGGATGCGATTGTCGCCACCACGGATATTGCGGCCCGCTATGTCAGCAAGGTGCAGGCCGTGGTGCCACATGGGGTCGACACCGATCTCTTCACCCCCGCCCAGACCCGGGCAACCGCCTGGTCAAACCTGGGCTACGGCGGCGATATGGGCCTAGCCACAATCGGCCGCATCCGCCCCGAAAAAGGCACCGATGTCTTTGTCGACACCATGCTACAACTGCTTCCGAAACTGCCCCAGGCCCGGGCCCTGATTATTGGCCGTGCCGGACGCCAGCACCAGAAATTCCTGGCCGGGCTCCACGCCCGCATCGCAGCGGCCGGCCTGTCGGACCGCATCCTGTTTCCCGGCGAGATCCCGGCCACAAAACTGCCCCAGCTGATGCGCGGTCTATCTCTGGTGCTGCAGCTGCCTCGCTATGAGGGCTACGGTATGGTGCCCCTGGAAGCGATGGCCAGTGGCGTGCCCTTCGTCGGCACTGAGACCGGTTATTACCAGGAATTCTCGGCACAGGGGAAAACCGGCACAGTGGTGCCCGTCGGCGCTGCAGAGCAAGCCGCCAAGGCCGCCTTGTCGATCCTGAGTGATCCGACCCGTCATGCCACCATGAGCCAAGAGGCCCGCACCGTTGCGCAACATGGTTTCAGCGCCACCACTGAAGCCGCCGGAATCGAAGCCGTCTACCAGGATCTATGGCGCGGCTAG
- a CDS encoding M20 aminoacylase family protein produces MPVKNRFAELQTEITEWRRDLHENPEILFETHRTSALVADKLKEFGCDEIVTGIGRTGVVGVIKGKSDSTGKVIGLRADMDALPILEATGLDYASKTEGAMHACGHDGHTAMLLGAAKYLSETRNFDGTVVVIFQPAEEGGGGGREMCEDGMMDRWNIQEVYGMHNWPGKPVGSFAIRPGAFFAATDQFEIAFEGLGGHAAMPQKTVDTTVMAAQAVMALQTISSRNADPVDQLVVSVTSFQTSSNAFNVIPQTVQLKGTVRTMSGEMRDLAEKRLKEICAGVAATFGGAADVNYIRGYPAMVNHEEQTEFAAEVARKVSGNCEHADLVMGGEDFAFMLEERPGAYILVGNGDTAAVHHPEYNFNDEAIPAGCSWWAEIVEQRMPAA; encoded by the coding sequence ATGCCTGTTAAGAATCGCTTTGCTGAATTGCAGACAGAAATCACCGAATGGCGCCGTGATCTCCATGAAAATCCTGAAATCCTGTTCGAAACCCATCGCACCAGTGCTCTGGTGGCGGACAAGCTGAAAGAGTTCGGCTGTGATGAGATCGTCACCGGCATTGGCCGCACCGGCGTGGTGGGGGTCATCAAGGGCAAGAGCGACAGCACCGGTAAGGTGATTGGTCTGCGCGCCGACATGGATGCGTTGCCGATCCTGGAAGCCACCGGGCTGGACTATGCCAGCAAGACCGAGGGCGCCATGCATGCCTGTGGTCACGACGGTCACACCGCAATGTTGCTGGGAGCGGCCAAGTATCTGTCCGAGACCCGCAATTTCGACGGCACCGTAGTGGTGATTTTCCAGCCCGCCGAAGAAGGTGGCGGCGGTGGCCGGGAAATGTGCGAAGACGGCATGATGGACCGCTGGAACATCCAGGAAGTCTACGGCATGCACAACTGGCCGGGTAAGCCTGTTGGCTCATTTGCCATCCGTCCGGGCGCGTTTTTTGCCGCAACAGATCAGTTCGAGATTGCTTTTGAAGGGCTGGGTGGTCACGCTGCCATGCCACAAAAAACGGTCGATACCACGGTGATGGCGGCGCAGGCTGTGATGGCGCTGCAAACCATTTCCAGCCGCAATGCGGATCCGGTGGATCAGTTGGTGGTTTCGGTGACCTCGTTCCAAACCTCGTCCAATGCCTTCAACGTGATCCCACAAACGGTGCAGTTGAAGGGTACTGTGCGCACCATGAGCGGTGAGATGCGCGATCTGGCGGAGAAGCGGCTCAAAGAGATCTGCGCAGGCGTTGCCGCCACCTTTGGCGGCGCGGCGGATGTCAATTACATCCGCGGCTATCCGGCGATGGTCAACCACGAGGAACAGACCGAGTTTGCCGCTGAAGTGGCGCGCAAGGTCTCGGGGAATTGTGAACACGCGGATCTGGTGATGGGCGGCGAAGACTTTGCCTTTATGCTGGAGGAACGCCCTGGAGCCTATATTCTGGTTGGCAACGGCGATACTGCCGCGGTGCATCACCCCGAGTATAATTTCAACGACGAGGCCATTCCTGCCGGCTGTAGCTGGTGGGCCGAGATTGTTGAGCAGCGGATGCCTGCTGCGTAA
- a CDS encoding M20 aminoacylase family protein has product MPIKNSFADMHSEITGWRRHLHEMPELLFDVHQTAAFVVDRLKEFGVTDITTGIGRTGVVATIKGRTDTSGRVIGLRADMDALPIHEATGLDYASKTDGKMHACGHDGHTSMLLGAAKYLAETRNFDGTVVLIFQPAEEGGGGGREMCEDGMMDRWGIQEVYGMHNMPGMPVGEFFIRPGALMASSDDFEIVVTGKGGHAATPHEAVDTTLVACQIVVSLQSIVARNIDPIKRVVLTVGTFETDSTASNVIAHQVRMKGTVRTLDSECRALAEERVRRVAEDTASAFGAQASVQWDAGYPVTVNTPDETVYAAEAARAVAGSVNENTDPIMPSEDFSYMLEERPGAYIFVGNGDTAMCHHPAYNFEDDVIPAGCSWFAELVERRMPAV; this is encoded by the coding sequence ATGCCGATCAAGAACAGTTTCGCTGATATGCACAGCGAGATCACCGGGTGGCGTCGTCATCTGCATGAGATGCCGGAATTGCTGTTTGACGTCCACCAAACCGCCGCGTTTGTGGTGGACCGCCTAAAGGAATTTGGCGTCACCGACATCACCACCGGCATTGGCCGAACCGGGGTTGTTGCGACGATCAAGGGCCGGACCGATACCAGTGGCCGGGTGATTGGTTTGCGCGCCGACATGGATGCCTTGCCAATTCACGAGGCGACCGGGCTGGATTATGCCTCCAAGACGGATGGCAAGATGCATGCCTGTGGCCACGACGGCCACACCTCGATGTTACTGGGGGCGGCAAAATATCTGGCCGAAACCCGCAATTTTGACGGCACTGTGGTGTTGATCTTCCAGCCCGCCGAAGAAGGCGGCGGTGGTGGTCGCGAGATGTGCGAAGACGGCATGATGGACCGCTGGGGCATTCAGGAAGTCTACGGCATGCACAATATGCCGGGGATGCCCGTTGGCGAATTTTTCATTCGCCCCGGTGCGCTGATGGCCTCGTCGGATGATTTTGAGATTGTGGTCACCGGCAAAGGTGGCCATGCAGCGACACCACACGAGGCGGTGGATACCACTCTGGTGGCCTGCCAGATCGTCGTTAGCCTGCAATCCATCGTGGCGCGCAATATTGACCCTATCAAACGTGTGGTGCTGACTGTTGGTACATTTGAGACCGATAGTACCGCGTCAAATGTCATTGCGCATCAGGTTCGTATGAAAGGCACTGTGCGCACGTTGGATTCGGAGTGCCGCGCCCTCGCCGAAGAGCGGGTGCGCCGGGTTGCCGAAGACACTGCCTCGGCCTTTGGCGCGCAGGCAAGCGTTCAATGGGACGCGGGCTATCCCGTCACGGTCAACACGCCAGACGAAACCGTCTACGCCGCCGAAGCGGCGCGGGCTGTGGCTGGCAGCGTCAATGAGAACACCGATCCGATCATGCCTTCCGAGGATTTTTCCTATATGCTGGAAGAGCGGCCCGGAGCCTATATCTTTGTCGGCAATGGCGACACAGCGATGTGCCACCACCCGGCGTATAATTTCGAAGACGATGTGATTCCCGCAGGCTGTAGCTGGTTTGCCGAATTGGTCGAACGACGAATGCCCGCAGTTTAA
- the argE gene encoding acetylornithine deacetylase, translated as MAQILTPFEIMQQLISFPTVSSDSNLPLVEWVEGYLASHGITCHRFTDPDQPKAALFAHVGPQVEGAVVLSGHTDVVPVEGQAWDSDPYVVEERDGKYYGRGTCDMKGFDALAIWALVEAQNRGVTRPLQLALSYDEEIGCIGAPLMIEAMQGVIPKGSAVIVGEPSMMQAVTGHKGCYACSTHVQGFEVHSSLVHTGVSAIMQSSTLVEWTNSRNAENRAREPDAIAAMFEPPWSTLHVGVIEGGTAMNITAKDCRFSLDIRVLPSESSVDWHNSYMQQVRAVEARMQDIHPDTKIEVELISDVPGLKPETDGEAEALARTITGDNGSHVVSYGTEAGQFQQAGYSAVVCGPGDIAQAHQPNEYVTVAQFNAGHKFMQRLVQRLMG; from the coding sequence ATGGCTCAAATCCTGACGCCGTTTGAGATCATGCAGCAGCTGATCTCGTTTCCCACTGTGAGCAGCGACAGCAACCTGCCGTTGGTTGAGTGGGTCGAGGGCTACCTTGCCTCGCATGGGATCACCTGTCACCGATTCACCGACCCCGATCAGCCCAAGGCGGCACTGTTTGCCCATGTAGGGCCGCAGGTCGAAGGGGCGGTCGTGTTGTCCGGCCACACCGATGTGGTGCCGGTCGAGGGCCAGGCCTGGGACAGCGATCCCTATGTCGTGGAGGAACGCGACGGCAAATACTATGGCCGCGGCACCTGCGACATGAAGGGGTTTGATGCACTGGCGATCTGGGCATTGGTCGAGGCGCAGAACCGTGGCGTCACCCGGCCGCTGCAACTGGCGCTGAGCTATGACGAGGAAATTGGCTGCATCGGCGCGCCGCTGATGATCGAGGCGATGCAGGGTGTCATTCCCAAAGGCTCTGCCGTGATTGTGGGCGAGCCGTCGATGATGCAGGCGGTAACAGGCCACAAAGGCTGCTATGCCTGTTCAACCCATGTGCAGGGCTTTGAGGTGCATAGCTCACTGGTCCATACCGGTGTCAGCGCCATTATGCAGTCCAGCACGTTGGTTGAATGGACCAATTCCCGCAACGCTGAGAACCGGGCGCGCGAACCTGACGCGATTGCTGCGATGTTTGAGCCGCCCTGGTCCACATTGCATGTGGGGGTGATTGAAGGCGGCACTGCAATGAACATCACCGCCAAGGATTGCCGTTTTAGTCTGGATATTCGGGTGCTGCCCAGCGAAAGTTCGGTGGATTGGCACAATAGCTATATGCAGCAAGTGAGGGCCGTTGAGGCCAGGATGCAGGACATTCATCCCGACACGAAGATTGAGGTTGAGTTGATTTCTGATGTGCCGGGACTGAAACCTGAAACTGACGGCGAAGCCGAGGCTCTGGCGCGGACGATCACCGGCGACAATGGCAGCCATGTGGTCAGCTATGGCACCGAAGCCGGGCAATTCCAGCAGGCGGGCTATTCCGCCGTGGTCTGTGGACCGGGCGATATCGCGCAAGCGCATCAGCCAAACGAATACGTTACTGTCGCGCAGTTCAATGCCGGCCACAAATTCATGCAACGATTGGTGCAGCGGTTGATGGGCTAA